One Nicotiana tomentosiformis chromosome 4, ASM39032v3, whole genome shotgun sequence genomic window carries:
- the LOC138909726 gene encoding uncharacterized protein, which yields MSEEFTGNLLDQDEQQMTIELKLVEARDTFHLSVIYAKYFNVITSMDEKIRGIPYQMKKSIDFISMIEDCGLIDLGFHGPRYIWSNGRGPGSIVWKRLDKGPANDHWLTSFPATTFTHLASADSDHSPLLMEMHVRQDNAKKYFSALSRWSRQQYGDIFLKPKEYEQNIKLAKEKWATTNDPTYRITLHELQAQYISHLKLEKEVLKQKTQLQWFKEGDANSRSRDPDMKELKQVVFFMNPTSVAGADGMNGNFFQSCWEVIKTDLLKVVLVFFGGTNQSGFVKGRSISENIMLAQEIVQGIKKPNFGANVVIKLDIEKSYDRVS from the exons ATGTCAGAG GAGTTCACTGGTAATCTTTTAGACCAAGATGAACAACAGATGACAATTGAGCTGAAGCTTGTAGAAGCTAGAGATACCTTTCACCTCTCAGTGATCTATGCAAAAT ATTTTAATGTCATTACTTCCATGGATGAGAAGATTAGAGGGATACCATACCAGATGAAGAAGAGTATTGACTTCATCAGCATGATTGAAGATTGTGGCTTGATTGATTTGGGTTTTCATGGACCAAGATACATATGGTCTAATGGAAGAGGACCTGGTTCTATAGTGTGGAAAAGACTAGACAAGGGTCCTGCTAATGATCACTGGCTAACCTCTTTCCCTGCTACTACTTTCACACATTTGGCTTCAGCAGATTCTGACCATTCACCTCTCCTAATGGAAATGCATGTGAGACAAGATAATGCCAAGAAATACTTTAG TGCTTTGAGTAGATGGTCTAGACAACAATATGGGGACATCTTTCTAAAACCAAAGGAGTATGAACAGAATATAAAGTTAGCAAAAGAGAAATGGGCTACTACAAATGATCCAACTTACAGGATTACCTTACATGAACTTCAAGCTCAGTACATTAGTCACTTGAAACTTGAGAAGGAGGTACTAAAGCAGAAGACACAACTACAATGGTTCAAAGAAGGTGATGCTAACTCCAG GTCCAGAGATCCTGACATGAAAGAACTTAAACAAGTTGTGTTTTTCATGAACCCAACCAGTGTTGCAGGCGCAGATGGGATGAATGGCAATTTCTTTCAATCGTGTTGGGAAGTGATTAAGACTGATTTGTTAAAGGTGGTTCTTGTATTTTTTGGAGGAA CTAATCAGTCTGGTTTTGTCAAAGGGAGAAGTATTTCAGAGAACATTATGCTTGCTCAAGAGATTGTCCAAGGAATTAAGAAGCCAAATTTTGGAGCTAATGTGGTTATTAAGCTAGATATAGAAAAATCTTATGATAGGGTTTCCTAG
- the LOC138909725 gene encoding uncharacterized protein produces MDHFLPAETKVARATEFESLEQGSVSVWDYHMEFTCLSKYAIHILPTMEAMVHRFIQGLSPLVINEVATAALNSDMNYGKMVAFAQATENRKLKNRMEHEGSSKARSTSNFGGSSSGGNGRSAFRGGSSGPS; encoded by the coding sequence atggatcacttcttgcctgccgagactaaggtgGCCCGTGCCACCGAGTTTGAGAGTCTGGAGCAGGGTAGcgtgagtgtgtgggattaccacaTGGAGTTCACGTGCctatccaagtatgctattcatatattgcccactatggaggccaTGGTGCACCGGTTtatacagggccttagccccttggttattaatgaggtcgCTActgctgccttgaattctgatatgaactatggtaagatggtggcgtttgctcaagctacagagaatCGTAAACTGAAAAATAGAATGGAGCATGagggtagcagcaaggcccggtctaCAAGCAACTTTGGAGGTTCTTCTAGTGGTGGTAATGGTAGGTCGGCATTTagaggagggtcatcagggccatcttaG